In a single window of the Pseudobacteriovorax antillogorgiicola genome:
- the thiE gene encoding thiamine phosphate synthase, which translates to MTCIWSIAGSDPLACSGIQADQRAAQAQGVHCCTILTAQTSQNHEDCHTITAVPAADILEQSKAVQLNSPADAIKIGMLAAGHSVTAVAEITRSMKVPVVYDPVLKTSSGGLALGDNSIAIIREQLLPTVTVLTPNIPEAEALVGFPITSTDDFRRAAQELRSLGAHAVLIKGGHGPDDEDATDYFHDGERAMWLTSPRSEGEYRGTGCYLSTAIACGLAQGLDPREAVVQGRIHLMEAMDSSYPLGAARILIETKEPRQMPLITYESTMSNGAPFLGTGLSPLGFYPVVPSVDWLNRLLPLGVTTIQLRIKNLSPEETEDQVKQAVSLARKYRCRLFINDYWQLAIRHNAYGVHLGQEDLEDADVAAIQKAGLRLGISTHSLEELGRALVYQPSYIALGPIFPTTCKSMSFGPQGMAKVATWKRLSPCPIVAIGGLKPEHVTELKSLGADGLALISDVTEAENPEERACEWLRLVEP; encoded by the coding sequence ATGACATGTATTTGGTCCATCGCAGGGTCAGACCCATTGGCTTGCAGTGGAATTCAAGCCGACCAACGAGCGGCCCAGGCCCAAGGAGTGCATTGCTGCACCATCCTTACCGCTCAAACCAGCCAGAACCATGAAGATTGCCACACGATCACAGCCGTCCCTGCAGCCGATATTCTGGAGCAGTCCAAAGCTGTGCAGCTTAATTCCCCAGCCGATGCGATAAAAATTGGCATGCTTGCCGCGGGCCATAGCGTCACTGCGGTCGCAGAAATCACTCGGAGCATGAAAGTTCCTGTGGTGTACGACCCCGTTCTCAAGACAAGCAGCGGCGGGCTGGCGTTGGGCGACAACTCCATTGCGATCATTCGTGAACAGCTTTTGCCGACAGTCACAGTATTAACTCCTAATATTCCTGAAGCTGAAGCTTTGGTAGGATTCCCCATTACAAGCACGGATGATTTCCGCCGTGCCGCGCAGGAGCTACGCAGCTTGGGTGCCCACGCCGTCCTTATCAAGGGGGGACATGGCCCCGATGACGAAGATGCTACCGACTACTTTCATGATGGCGAGCGCGCCATGTGGCTTACAAGCCCTAGGAGCGAAGGTGAATACCGCGGTACTGGCTGCTATCTTTCAACAGCCATTGCCTGCGGATTAGCCCAGGGTTTAGACCCTCGTGAAGCTGTCGTCCAAGGCCGTATCCACCTGATGGAAGCGATGGATTCGTCCTACCCCCTGGGAGCAGCGAGGATCCTCATTGAGACTAAGGAACCTCGCCAGATGCCGCTCATCACTTACGAATCAACAATGAGCAATGGTGCGCCGTTCCTCGGCACGGGACTCAGCCCACTTGGCTTTTACCCCGTAGTGCCATCAGTAGACTGGCTCAATAGGCTGTTACCACTTGGGGTCACCACTATACAGCTTCGCATTAAAAACCTATCTCCTGAAGAAACTGAAGATCAGGTGAAGCAAGCTGTCTCCCTGGCCCGCAAATATCGTTGTCGCCTTTTTATCAACGACTATTGGCAGCTAGCGATCCGACACAACGCATACGGTGTCCATCTGGGGCAAGAAGACCTCGAAGATGCTGATGTAGCTGCGATTCAAAAGGCCGGGCTTCGACTTGGCATCAGCACCCACTCTCTGGAAGAGCTTGGTAGAGCTTTGGTATACCAACCGTCTTACATTGCCCTTGGTCCAATCTTTCCCACAACCTGTAAATCTATGTCATTTGGACCACAAGGAATGGCGAAGGTTGCGACATGGAAGCGCCTATCCCCTTGCCCGATCGTTGCCATCGGTGGCCTAAAGCCAGAGCATGTCACCGAATTAAAGAGCCTTGGAGCTGATGGTTTAGCCCTAATTTCGGATGTGACTGAAGCAGAAAACCCTGAGGAGCGGGCTTGTGAATGGCTTCGGCTCGTGGAGCCTTGA
- a CDS encoding thiazole synthase: MWTIADKTVSSRLLLGTARYPSPATMKEAIQESGSDIITVSLRRESVGENNNERFWDYIKNCGAHILPNTAGCHSVRDAVTTAHMARDLFSTHWIKLEVIGNDETLQPDPFALVEAARILNDDGFEVFPYSTEDLIVAEKLVSVGCKIVMPWGSPIGSGQGLRHREALKTLRQRLLGITLIVDAGIGKPSHAAAAMEMGFDGVLLNTAVALAQDPVRMATAFGQAVTAGRTAFEAGMMQSKDGAEASTPTIGVPFWHEEARL, translated from the coding sequence ATGTGGACCATTGCTGATAAGACGGTTAGCAGTAGACTGCTACTCGGCACAGCCCGCTACCCCAGCCCCGCCACTATGAAAGAGGCGATCCAAGAATCAGGGTCAGACATTATCACTGTTTCCTTGCGCCGAGAGTCAGTAGGGGAAAACAACAACGAACGTTTTTGGGACTACATCAAAAACTGTGGAGCCCACATCCTGCCTAACACCGCCGGTTGCCACAGTGTTCGCGATGCAGTGACCACAGCACACATGGCTCGCGATCTATTTAGCACCCACTGGATCAAGCTTGAAGTGATTGGCAACGATGAAACCCTGCAACCCGATCCTTTTGCTTTGGTCGAAGCTGCTCGGATTCTGAATGACGATGGCTTTGAAGTGTTCCCATATTCAACTGAAGACTTGATTGTCGCCGAAAAGCTGGTGTCTGTAGGGTGCAAGATCGTAATGCCTTGGGGTTCACCCATCGGTTCAGGGCAAGGCTTGCGCCACAGGGAGGCTTTGAAAACACTCCGTCAGCGCCTTCTAGGCATAACCTTAATTGTCGATGCCGGCATCGGTAAGCCCTCCCATGCCGCTGCTGCAATGGAAATGGGGTTTGACGGGGTCCTACTCAATACAGCGGTGGCCCTAGCTCAAGACCCGGTGCGCATGGCCACGGCATTCGGCCAGGCTGTAACAGCTGGTCGCACAGCCTTTGAAGCTGGAATGATGCAATCTAAAGATGGAGCTGAAGCATCAACCCCCACAATAGGAGTTCCCTTTTGGCACGAGGAGGCAAGACTATGA
- the thiS gene encoding sulfur carrier protein ThiS: MNIMVNGKAKTIDQETNVSGLLEALGYKNPFVAVAINHQCVPRSSFATTEIKNNDDIEILAPMSGG, encoded by the coding sequence ATGAATATCATGGTCAACGGCAAGGCTAAAACCATCGACCAAGAAACGAATGTTTCGGGCTTACTGGAAGCTCTTGGTTACAAGAATCCTTTTGTAGCTGTGGCTATCAACCACCAGTGTGTGCCCCGCAGTAGCTTTGCCACAACAGAAATCAAAAATAACGACGATATCGAAATTCTAGCTCCGATGTCGGGAGGATAA
- a CDS encoding FAD-dependent oxidoreductase produces the protein MKFAVVGGGVLGRTLAMELLPYGPVDIWDPHPKNGRESSAYQAGGMLAPYSEREKGEPQVFALGKASLELWPQLFDKLSKFGLHHQSQGSLIVAHRRDHGLWHEVRDKVCHSLPDQSFEEGPAHHYEAELSANLGKALFLPQEAHVDPRSFLEASYSFLLEHGVQWIQERVPQLAPGNVPVLFDQYDYTFDCRGLGALQDTEDLRGVRGEAAIVHAPQVNLHRPVRVMHPRYSLYVVPRPNNRYYLGATQIESSSNSPVTLRSGLEILSAAFAIHPGFAESHIEELCVGLRPAFFDNNPEIRVSGRFIQVNGLFRHGFLLSPIIAHLAAAHVLGNHDQQLFDTIVKDIS, from the coding sequence ATGAAGTTTGCAGTTGTCGGCGGCGGAGTTTTGGGACGAACCCTAGCTATGGAGTTGCTCCCATACGGACCCGTCGATATTTGGGACCCTCATCCCAAAAATGGCCGAGAATCCTCGGCCTACCAAGCCGGAGGAATGCTCGCGCCTTATAGTGAGCGCGAGAAGGGGGAGCCCCAAGTTTTTGCATTGGGCAAAGCTTCCCTTGAACTCTGGCCCCAGCTTTTTGATAAGCTTTCAAAGTTTGGTCTACACCATCAGAGCCAAGGTAGTCTGATCGTGGCCCACCGACGAGACCACGGCCTTTGGCACGAGGTTCGCGACAAGGTCTGCCATAGCCTCCCAGACCAATCCTTCGAAGAAGGCCCAGCTCATCACTACGAGGCAGAGCTAAGTGCTAATCTTGGAAAGGCCTTATTTTTGCCCCAAGAAGCTCATGTGGACCCTCGTAGCTTTCTCGAAGCAAGCTATAGCTTCCTACTGGAACATGGCGTTCAATGGATTCAAGAACGGGTTCCACAACTAGCCCCAGGGAACGTTCCCGTCCTCTTTGATCAATACGACTACACCTTTGACTGTCGCGGCTTGGGAGCCCTTCAGGACACCGAAGACCTGCGGGGCGTTAGAGGTGAAGCTGCTATTGTTCACGCACCCCAAGTCAATCTACATCGACCGGTGCGGGTGATGCACCCTAGGTACTCATTGTATGTGGTACCGAGACCGAACAACCGGTACTACCTAGGGGCGACTCAAATTGAAAGCAGTAGTAACAGCCCAGTAACCCTTCGTTCAGGGCTTGAGATTCTATCAGCTGCATTTGCAATTCATCCTGGCTTCGCTGAAAGCCATATCGAGGAACTTTGTGTTGGCCTAAGGCCAGCATTCTTCGACAACAACCCAGAAATCAGAGTGTCTGGAAGGTTTATTCAGGTGAATGGCTTATTCCGCCACGGATTTCTTCTAAGCCCCATCATCGCTCACCTAGCAGCCGCTCATGTTTTGGGGAATCACGATCAGCAGTTATTCGACACGATTGTAAAGGATATTTCATGA
- the thiC gene encoding phosphomethylpyrimidine synthase ThiC — translation MTQTPTTSPVEEKIYVSGTIHKDVRVPMRKINLRPVEGQERSLCVYDTSGPYTDPMAKVDIRKGLPRIREGWIEARADTEFRSGDVTSALKKIGSRMPEMDHTARRALPRRTVTQMHYAKQGTITPEMEFVAIRENQNRAILRKRFEELTPAEQERETRLQGESFGAKLQEYITPEFVRDEIAKGRAIIPANINHPETEPMIIGRNFLVKVNANIGNSAVSSGIDEEVEKLVWATRWGADTVMDLSTGKNIHETREWILRNSPVPIGTVPLYQAFEKVNGKIEDFGWEVFRQTLIEQAEQGVDYFTIHAGVLKDHAALAKDRVTGIVSRGGSIMAQWCSYHNKENFLYTHYEEICEIMAAYDICFSLGDGLRPGSIADANDAAQFAELETLGELTKLAWKHDVQVMIEGPGHVPMHMIKENVDKQLECCDEAPFYTLGPLTTDIAPGYDHITSAIGAGMIGWFGTAMLCYVTPKEHLGLPNKTDVKDGMIAYKIAAHAADLAKGHPSARDRDDMLSYARFNFHWEDQFNLSLDPQTARKFHDETLPKDRHKGAHFCSMCGPSFCSMRISQDIAKQEAAREATQG, via the coding sequence ATGACACAAACCCCAACCACTAGCCCCGTAGAAGAAAAAATCTACGTCTCTGGAACCATTCACAAAGATGTCCGTGTCCCCATGAGGAAGATCAATCTGCGTCCCGTAGAAGGTCAGGAGCGATCTCTTTGTGTCTACGACACGTCCGGTCCCTATACCGACCCTATGGCAAAGGTTGATATTCGCAAGGGATTACCTCGTATTCGCGAGGGCTGGATCGAAGCTCGTGCTGATACTGAGTTCCGCTCAGGGGATGTCACAAGCGCTCTGAAGAAAATCGGTAGTCGCATGCCGGAAATGGATCACACGGCTCGTCGCGCCCTGCCTCGCCGCACCGTGACCCAGATGCACTATGCGAAGCAAGGCACCATCACTCCTGAAATGGAGTTCGTGGCGATCCGCGAAAATCAAAATCGCGCGATTCTTCGCAAACGCTTTGAAGAGCTTACCCCCGCTGAGCAAGAGCGAGAGACAAGGCTCCAAGGGGAGTCGTTTGGAGCGAAGCTCCAGGAATACATCACACCAGAATTTGTTCGTGACGAAATCGCTAAAGGCCGGGCTATTATCCCAGCTAACATCAATCACCCGGAAACTGAGCCGATGATTATTGGCCGTAACTTCCTTGTAAAAGTGAACGCCAACATTGGTAATTCAGCAGTTAGCTCCGGAATCGACGAAGAGGTTGAGAAGCTTGTGTGGGCGACCCGCTGGGGCGCTGACACAGTGATGGACCTTTCAACTGGCAAAAATATTCACGAAACTAGAGAGTGGATCCTTCGCAACTCTCCCGTTCCTATCGGCACGGTTCCTCTTTATCAGGCATTTGAAAAGGTCAACGGCAAGATTGAAGACTTTGGCTGGGAAGTCTTTCGCCAAACTCTGATCGAACAAGCGGAGCAAGGAGTTGATTACTTCACGATTCACGCTGGCGTTCTTAAAGACCATGCAGCTCTTGCCAAAGATCGCGTCACAGGAATAGTCTCCCGAGGCGGTTCGATTATGGCTCAATGGTGCTCCTATCATAATAAAGAGAACTTCCTGTACACCCATTACGAAGAGATCTGCGAAATCATGGCTGCCTATGATATTTGCTTCTCATTGGGTGACGGGCTCAGACCTGGCTCAATCGCTGATGCCAACGATGCAGCTCAATTTGCCGAACTTGAAACCCTTGGTGAGCTAACCAAGCTCGCTTGGAAACATGATGTTCAAGTGATGATCGAGGGCCCTGGTCACGTGCCCATGCACATGATCAAGGAAAATGTCGATAAGCAACTAGAGTGCTGTGACGAAGCTCCCTTCTATACACTCGGGCCTTTGACCACTGACATTGCTCCAGGCTATGATCACATCACAAGTGCTATCGGTGCTGGGATGATCGGGTGGTTTGGTACTGCGATGCTATGCTATGTAACTCCTAAAGAGCATTTGGGTCTCCCCAATAAAACCGATGTTAAAGATGGAATGATCGCCTACAAAATCGCGGCTCATGCAGCTGACTTGGCCAAAGGCCATCCATCAGCGCGGGATCGCGATGATATGCTGTCATACGCACGCTTTAACTTTCATTGGGAAGATCAGTTTAATCTCTCCCTCGACCCCCAGACGGCTCGTAAGTTTCATGATGAAACTCTACCCAAGGATCGTCACAAGGGAGCCCATTTTTGCTCCATGTGTGGCCCCTCTTTCTGCTCTATGCGAATCTCTCAAGACATCGCCAAGCAAGAGGCGGCACGTGAGGCAACTCAGGGATGA
- a CDS encoding translation initiation factor — translation MSGRLLYSTDGGSSKKPEKKKKSYEKSDGPTKMRLETKGRGGKSVTVLFNLPFDSGEAKKLMKEMQTLLGCGATFKEGRIEMRGDLRDKVEAHFQSKGLKIVRAGG, via the coding sequence ATGAGTGGCAGACTATTGTATTCAACAGACGGTGGATCGAGCAAGAAACCAGAGAAAAAGAAGAAAAGTTACGAGAAAAGCGACGGGCCAACCAAGATGAGACTGGAAACAAAAGGACGTGGTGGAAAGTCGGTAACAGTTCTTTTTAACCTGCCATTTGATTCAGGTGAAGCCAAGAAGCTGATGAAGGAGATGCAAACTCTGCTTGGTTGTGGAGCCACGTTCAAAGAGGGTCGGATCGAGATGCGAGGCGATCTGCGGGATAAAGTTGAAGCGCATTTTCAGTCTAAAGGCCTGAAAATCGTCCGGGCTGGAGGCTAG
- the egtD gene encoding L-histidine N(alpha)-methyltransferase: MSNIELFDLEPKTSDFLADVVQGLQASPKTIPPKYFYDERGSALFDQICELDEYYPTRTETAILDQFSDDINDALPEQCLLLEYGSGSSIKIHKILESSAKIKTYIPLDISKEHLLNAAEAIAASYPKLTVKAVCADYTEDKIKTLDPGVNDERVIFFPGSTIGNLNKGDARNLLDTAREFLRVGGLFILGIDLIKDRRTLLQAYNDQDGVTAEFNLNMLSRINRELKGDFELDQFRHEAIFNEDLGRIEMHLFSKVNQTVRIMDQSFHFRENESIHTENSQKFRVHDFLEFAGHSGFKERKIFTDEKETFAVLMLEAKAD, from the coding sequence ATGTCAAACATAGAGTTATTCGATCTAGAGCCAAAAACAAGCGACTTCCTAGCCGATGTTGTTCAAGGCCTACAGGCGAGCCCTAAAACGATCCCTCCAAAATATTTCTACGATGAAAGAGGATCAGCACTCTTCGATCAAATCTGCGAATTGGATGAATACTATCCTACACGGACCGAAACTGCGATTCTCGATCAATTTTCTGATGATATAAACGATGCTCTGCCTGAGCAGTGCTTGCTACTGGAATATGGCAGTGGCAGCAGCATAAAAATTCATAAGATTCTAGAAAGCAGCGCAAAGATCAAAACCTACATTCCGCTGGATATCAGTAAAGAACATCTTCTCAATGCAGCAGAAGCCATTGCTGCAAGCTACCCCAAGCTCACGGTAAAAGCTGTATGTGCAGATTATACCGAAGATAAAATAAAGACACTTGATCCAGGGGTCAATGATGAGCGTGTGATTTTTTTTCCTGGTTCAACAATTGGAAACCTAAACAAAGGCGATGCTCGCAACCTTCTCGATACGGCACGGGAATTTTTAAGGGTTGGTGGCCTATTTATCCTTGGGATCGACCTCATCAAAGATCGCCGCACGCTCTTGCAAGCCTATAATGATCAAGACGGGGTCACAGCAGAATTCAATCTCAACATGCTAAGTCGTATTAACCGAGAGCTAAAAGGCGACTTCGAGCTAGATCAGTTCAGGCATGAGGCCATTTTCAACGAGGACTTGGGCCGGATCGAGATGCACCTTTTTTCAAAGGTAAATCAAACCGTACGTATCATGGATCAAAGCTTTCATTTCCGAGAGAATGAGTCCATCCATACTGAGAACTCCCAAAAATTTAGGGTTCACGACTTTTTGGAGTTTGCTGGACACTCTGGTTTCAAGGAGCGAAAAATCTTCACCGACGAGAAAGAAACCTTCGCTGTCTTGATGTTGGAAGCCAAAGCAGACTAG
- the egtB gene encoding ergothioneine biosynthesis protein EgtB, whose product MNIDHRRGITDLYASTRNLSLNICAKISNEDHIVQSMPDVSPPKWHLAHTTWFFETFVLKNFLTDFKPFHEQFEYIFNSYYETVGDFHPRAHRGDLSRPALDEVREYRSHVDQQIHGLFDSGQDDENFLKLIEIGIHHEKQHQELLFMDIKHNLFKNPLYPAYHQHAPHTSPETKPYQWLPIAAGIYEIGASADGSFCYDNEGKRHRVFIEPMEIANRLVTNGEYLNFIEAGGYVRPELWLSEAWNSFKDQPESSPLYWVRQDDKWYEFTLHGLQPLDLNAPVSHVSYYEADAYARWANVRLPTEQEWEVAAQLYDHRDRIFDIDHLYPSAQSDDSFDIMGQLWQWTASAYSPYPGFKAEAGALGEYNGKFMCNQYVLRGGSIASPPNHIRSTYRNFFPSHSQWMFSGIRLAREV is encoded by the coding sequence ATGAATATCGATCATAGACGAGGGATCACCGATCTCTACGCATCAACAAGAAATCTCAGCCTCAACATCTGTGCAAAGATCTCAAACGAAGATCACATTGTCCAGTCTATGCCGGATGTAAGCCCACCTAAATGGCATCTGGCACATACAACTTGGTTCTTCGAGACGTTTGTCTTGAAGAATTTCTTAACGGACTTCAAGCCATTTCACGAGCAATTTGAATATATTTTTAACTCATATTACGAGACTGTCGGTGATTTTCATCCCCGTGCTCATCGTGGGGACCTATCGCGCCCTGCCTTGGACGAGGTTCGTGAATATAGGAGCCATGTCGACCAACAGATTCATGGCTTGTTCGATTCTGGACAAGACGACGAGAACTTTCTAAAGCTAATTGAAATCGGTATCCACCATGAGAAGCAACATCAGGAGCTGCTGTTCATGGACATTAAGCATAATCTCTTTAAAAATCCTTTATACCCTGCTTACCACCAGCACGCTCCCCACACTTCACCAGAGACAAAACCTTACCAGTGGCTGCCAATCGCTGCTGGGATCTATGAAATCGGTGCTTCGGCCGATGGCTCGTTTTGCTACGATAATGAAGGCAAGCGTCATCGGGTTTTTATCGAGCCCATGGAGATCGCCAATCGCCTCGTGACCAATGGCGAATACCTTAACTTTATCGAAGCTGGGGGCTACGTTCGGCCTGAGCTTTGGCTTTCTGAGGCTTGGAATTCATTTAAGGACCAACCCGAGTCATCACCGCTTTATTGGGTTCGTCAGGATGACAAATGGTATGAGTTTACCCTCCATGGACTGCAGCCTTTAGACCTCAACGCACCTGTCAGCCACGTTAGCTACTACGAAGCAGATGCTTACGCACGTTGGGCTAACGTTCGATTACCTACAGAGCAAGAGTGGGAAGTCGCAGCACAGCTCTACGATCATAGAGACCGTATCTTCGATATTGATCACCTATATCCTTCGGCCCAGAGCGATGACTCGTTCGATATCATGGGCCAGCTTTGGCAATGGACTGCTAGCGCTTATAGCCCTTACCCCGGCTTCAAAGCGGAAGCAGGTGCATTGGGCGAATATAACGGAAAGTTCATGTGCAATCAGTATGTATTAAGAGGAGGCTCAATAGCCAGTCCACCCAACCATATTCGTAGTACGTATCGCAATTTTTTCCCCAGTCATAGCCAATGGATGTTTTCTGGAATTCGCTTAGCAAGAGAGGTATAA
- a CDS encoding HAD family hydrolase has protein sequence MGRYIFFDIDGTLILTNGAGKRALASAFRGLFNIADADVDIDYGGRTDLSICKELFQLNHVDFADDAFLQFITRYNQELKQELIVSKGKLLPGVAKLLEALQDDDRYHLGLITGNIEAGAYTKLESHGIHDYFHFGGFGDRQESRDDIAREGKRDAEKFAKGSLAADQLMIIGDTPHDVTCSRAIGAACMAVCTGYAARDAIEAQSPEYLLEDLENTDQVVGILDQHFKF, from the coding sequence ATGGGGCGTTATATTTTCTTCGATATTGACGGTACGTTGATTCTTACGAATGGTGCAGGAAAACGAGCTTTGGCCTCCGCGTTTCGAGGTCTTTTTAACATTGCAGATGCCGATGTTGACATCGACTACGGAGGGCGCACGGATCTTTCCATTTGCAAGGAGCTTTTTCAGCTGAATCATGTGGACTTTGCCGATGATGCATTTCTCCAGTTTATAACTCGCTATAACCAAGAGCTGAAGCAGGAATTAATCGTTTCAAAGGGCAAGCTGCTGCCGGGTGTCGCGAAACTCCTGGAGGCTTTGCAGGACGATGATCGCTATCATCTAGGCTTGATCACAGGCAATATCGAAGCGGGAGCCTATACGAAATTGGAGTCCCACGGAATTCACGACTACTTTCATTTCGGCGGGTTCGGCGATCGTCAGGAAAGTCGCGACGATATTGCGAGAGAGGGGAAGCGAGACGCGGAGAAGTTTGCCAAGGGTAGCCTGGCAGCGGATCAGTTGATGATTATTGGCGACACACCTCATGATGTCACGTGCAGTCGGGCCATAGGTGCAGCTTGCATGGCTGTTTGTACAGGTTATGCAGCTCGGGACGCGATTGAGGCTCAGTCACCAGAATACTTGCTGGAAGACCTAGAAAACACCGATCAGGTTGTGGGCATCCTTGATCAGCATTTTAAATTCTAA
- a CDS encoding DUF983 domain-containing protein produces the protein MDLGKPKLRAIALLRCPYCLETPLRKPKSWFEFRDGCSKCGYRFEREPGYFLGSPWMINYPITSLVCFALTYYLFQYQEDMAVLIKAAVVALAGIATGLILYPFSRAIWLVGDHFLHPLGDEDFKQKPQAD, from the coding sequence ATGGATCTTGGAAAACCGAAACTGCGGGCCATAGCGCTGCTACGCTGCCCTTATTGCCTCGAAACCCCTCTCAGAAAGCCGAAATCTTGGTTCGAGTTTCGAGATGGCTGTTCCAAATGCGGCTACCGTTTTGAGCGAGAACCTGGCTACTTCCTAGGATCGCCATGGATGATCAATTACCCCATCACCAGCTTGGTTTGCTTTGCACTCACTTATTATCTCTTTCAATACCAAGAAGACATGGCTGTTTTAATCAAGGCCGCCGTTGTTGCCCTTGCTGGTATCGCCACTGGTCTGATTCTATATCCTTTTTCACGAGCTATTTGGCTTGTCGGGGATCACTTCCTTCATCCACTAGGGGACGAAGACTTCAAACAAAAACCTCAAGCCGATTAG
- the yhbY gene encoding ribosome assembly RNA-binding protein YhbY, translated as MELNNKQKKYLKGLAHNLNPVVMVGNNGINDGVLKEIETTLEAHELIKIRIRCEGQEELKPLVDDIAQKVNATLVQVLGHSVTLYRQGKEPKINLP; from the coding sequence TTGGAACTCAATAATAAACAAAAAAAATACCTCAAAGGTTTGGCACATAACCTGAACCCCGTGGTCATGGTAGGTAATAACGGAATCAATGACGGTGTTCTCAAAGAAATCGAGACCACCCTTGAAGCCCATGAATTGATCAAGATTCGTATCCGCTGCGAAGGCCAAGAGGAACTCAAGCCACTGGTCGATGATATCGCTCAGAAGGTAAACGCTACCCTAGTACAAGTACTCGGCCACTCTGTCACTTTGTATCGGCAGGGCAAAGAACCGAAGATCAATCTTCCTTAG
- the hisS gene encoding histidine--tRNA ligase: MTFVSNLCYGIPLRLGQFDGPNDDVTKTRIKGASTLAKKDRVPAKTLKGFRDFSPSLALRRKAITDHIWHHAIQSGFEPIETPVLEYAETLLGSGGEEADKEVYLFEDHGGRRVGLRFDLTVPFSRFVAENQGTLTMPFKRVQIGNSYRGEKPQKGRYREFCQADVDIVGVDSLAADVEIITNIAVNLDQFVPSSFTMLIGHRVLLSALIKASLPNVDGDGEIKVLIALDKLAKVGDEKVLELILEVQGTTEEGAQSLLKVVTAKDVQGDSDLNLVRSTLASQEEALGEIDRLDQTLSILRDLKISKGKIRLDLSIARGLGYYTGIVFETFLDDLPNFGSISSGGRYNGLVSRFSKQEIPGIGGSIGVDRLLAALDELEKASEPERGGIFVAVATEDARAYGFRIVQELRGAGLKADIALKPGKLAQQFKYADKKHFAKVVTVGDEELAQETYSIKDLDSGVEEKQLPLVDMVASMKPH; encoded by the coding sequence TTGACATTTGTTTCGAACCTCTGCTATGGGATTCCACTTCGTTTAGGCCAATTTGATGGGCCGAACGATGACGTTACCAAAACTCGTATTAAAGGAGCAAGCACCTTGGCTAAAAAAGATCGTGTTCCTGCCAAAACCCTCAAAGGCTTTCGGGATTTCAGTCCATCACTGGCCCTGCGTCGTAAAGCCATTACAGATCATATCTGGCATCACGCGATTCAGTCGGGCTTTGAGCCGATCGAAACCCCCGTTTTAGAGTATGCTGAAACGCTTCTCGGCTCTGGAGGAGAAGAAGCAGATAAAGAGGTTTATCTCTTCGAAGATCATGGTGGTCGTCGGGTAGGCTTGCGCTTCGATCTTACAGTTCCTTTTTCGAGATTTGTGGCTGAAAATCAAGGGACTCTGACAATGCCCTTTAAAAGGGTGCAGATTGGCAACTCCTATCGGGGCGAGAAACCGCAGAAGGGGCGTTATCGAGAGTTTTGCCAAGCTGATGTCGATATTGTGGGAGTCGACTCCCTAGCTGCAGATGTGGAGATTATTACAAATATTGCTGTGAATTTAGACCAGTTCGTGCCGTCTTCATTTACGATGTTGATAGGGCATCGGGTCTTGCTTTCGGCGCTGATCAAAGCGTCACTGCCAAATGTAGATGGTGATGGAGAGATCAAGGTTTTGATCGCCTTGGATAAACTAGCTAAGGTCGGTGATGAAAAAGTTTTGGAGCTCATTCTTGAAGTTCAGGGTACAACCGAGGAGGGAGCACAAAGTCTTTTGAAGGTCGTGACCGCTAAAGACGTGCAAGGAGACTCTGACTTAAACTTGGTTCGTAGTACCCTTGCAAGCCAAGAGGAGGCTTTGGGGGAAATCGATCGACTTGATCAAACGCTCTCGATATTACGCGACCTGAAGATAAGTAAGGGCAAGATTCGCTTGGATCTGAGTATCGCCCGTGGGCTTGGCTATTATACCGGAATCGTGTTTGAGACTTTTCTCGACGACCTGCCAAACTTTGGGTCGATCTCATCCGGTGGTCGTTACAACGGACTCGTGTCACGCTTCAGCAAGCAGGAAATTCCAGGGATTGGTGGCTCGATCGGCGTAGACCGATTGCTAGCAGCTCTAGATGAGCTAGAGAAGGCTAGCGAACCTGAGCGTGGTGGTATCTTTGTGGCTGTCGCAACAGAAGATGCTCGGGCCTATGGCTTTCGCATTGTGCAAGAGTTAAGAGGCGCGGGCTTAAAAGCTGACATTGCTCTAAAGCCAGGCAAACTTGCCCAGCAATTTAAGTATGCAGATAAGAAGCACTTTGCCAAGGTTGTGACAGTCGGCGACGAAGAGCTGGCTCAGGAAACCTATAGCATTAAAGATTTGGATTCAGGAGTCGAGGAAAAGCAATTGCCCCTGGTGGATATGGTGGCGAGTATGAAGCCTCACTAG